The Bacteroidales bacterium WCE2008 genome includes a region encoding these proteins:
- a CDS encoding glycerate dehydrogenase, whose amino-acid sequence MKIVFLDALTIGAGSFAPIEALGEFVAYGDSTPQEALERVGDCDVLIVNKTKVPASLLDVAPNLKLVCESGTGMNNIDIKACEERGIKVRNVVGYSTDSVAQTTFMHILSLMGNAPYFDAAVKSGAYSRSKVLTDVFTPFIEMAGKTIGIIGMGAIGGRVAELAEAFKMKVLYYSTTGRKAAGKYEPVSLEELLRRSDVVSIHAPMTEKTAGLIGKAELAEMKPTAFLVNMGRGGIVDEKALANAVDEGSIAGAAIDVFVTEPLPEDHPYLHVSHPERLRFTPHIGWGSAEARARVVEGIAANISKGW is encoded by the coding sequence ATGAAAATAGTATTTCTGGATGCGCTGACCATAGGCGCAGGTTCATTCGCCCCGATCGAGGCTCTCGGAGAATTTGTCGCATATGGTGACTCGACCCCGCAGGAAGCTCTCGAAAGAGTCGGCGACTGCGACGTCCTGATAGTCAACAAGACGAAGGTGCCGGCATCCCTCCTGGATGTTGCTCCGAACCTTAAGCTGGTCTGCGAGTCCGGGACCGGCATGAACAATATCGACATCAAGGCCTGCGAAGAACGCGGCATCAAGGTCCGCAACGTGGTGGGCTATTCTACCGACAGCGTCGCCCAGACTACGTTCATGCATATTCTTTCCCTGATGGGGAATGCACCATATTTCGATGCTGCCGTCAAGTCCGGGGCGTATTCGCGCAGCAAGGTGCTTACGGATGTGTTCACTCCGTTTATCGAGATGGCCGGAAAGACCATCGGCATCATCGGGATGGGCGCGATCGGAGGCCGCGTGGCCGAGCTTGCCGAGGCCTTCAAGATGAAGGTGCTGTATTATTCCACTACCGGCCGCAAGGCTGCGGGTAAATATGAACCTGTATCATTGGAGGAGCTGCTGCGCCGTTCCGACGTGGTCAGCATCCATGCGCCCATGACAGAGAAGACTGCCGGGTTGATCGGAAAGGCGGAGCTGGCGGAGATGAAGCCGACGGCGTTCCTGGTGAACATGGGCCGCGGGGGTATCGTGGACGAAAAAGCCCTCGCCAATGCAGTTGACGAAGGCTCTATTGCTGGTGCGGCTATCGATGTCTTTGTGACGGAACCTCTTCCGGAGGATCATCCTTATCTCCATGTCTCGCATCCCGAGAGATTGCGTTTTACTCCGCATATCGGCTGGGGAAGCGCCGAGGCCCGTGCCCGTGTTGTGGAAGGCATCGCCGCCAACATCTCCAAAGGCTGGTAG
- a CDS encoding glycerate dehydrogenase, whose protein sequence is MKIVFLDASTMGNVSLEKIRRQGELVCYPTSTPEEALERVGDCDVLIINKIKVTRELIEAAPKLKLVCEAATGVNNIDLKACEERGIPVRNVAGYSTDSVVQITFMHMLSLLGGGPYYDNVVKSGAYSAFPIFTDPSDHFAEIAGKTIGIVGMGNIGTKVARIAEAFGMKVVYYSTSGTSHCKDYPSLPLDELMSISDVISVHAPLNERTDGLIGAAELSRMKKTAVIINMGRGGIVNEADLADAIDRDAIGGAALDVFVKEPLPADSPLLHTAHPEKLRFTPHTAWASIEARQRLADMIADNIAKGL, encoded by the coding sequence ATGAAGATAGTATTTCTGGATGCATCTACGATGGGCAATGTGAGCCTTGAAAAGATAAGAAGGCAGGGCGAATTGGTCTGCTACCCGACCTCGACCCCGGAGGAAGCCCTTGAAAGAGTAGGAGACTGCGACGTCCTGATCATCAACAAGATAAAGGTGACCCGCGAACTGATCGAGGCGGCGCCGAAGCTGAAGCTCGTCTGCGAGGCGGCCACGGGCGTCAACAACATTGACCTGAAAGCCTGCGAAGAGCGCGGAATCCCCGTGAGGAATGTCGCCGGATATTCCACCGACAGCGTCGTCCAGATTACATTCATGCACATGCTTTCGCTCCTCGGCGGCGGCCCGTACTATGACAACGTAGTCAAGTCTGGGGCCTATTCCGCTTTCCCGATCTTCACCGACCCTTCCGACCATTTCGCCGAGATCGCCGGCAAGACCATCGGCATCGTAGGCATGGGCAACATAGGCACAAAGGTCGCCCGCATCGCCGAGGCCTTCGGCATGAAGGTCGTCTATTATTCCACTTCGGGGACATCCCACTGCAAGGACTATCCTTCGCTGCCGCTGGATGAGCTCATGAGCATCTCCGACGTGATCAGCGTCCATGCGCCTCTCAACGAGAGGACCGACGGTCTGATCGGGGCCGCCGAGCTGAGCAGAATGAAAAAGACTGCAGTCATCATAAACATGGGACGCGGCGGCATAGTGAATGAGGCCGACCTGGCTGATGCGATCGACCGGGATGCCATCGGCGGCGCTGCGCTGGACGTGTTCGTCAAGGAGCCGCTGCCGGCAGACAGCCCGCTGCTGCATACCGCCCATCCTGAGAAACTCAGGTTCACTCCTCATACTGCGTGGGCCAGCATCGAGGCCCGCCAGAGACTTGCGGACATGATAGCCGATAATATCGCCAAAGGATTATGA
- a CDS encoding HSP20 family protein: MVPVRRNSASWLPEIFNDFFDNSWMERANSTAPAINVKENEKEYDVELAAPGLTKDDFKVSLDPDGNLVITMEKKHETKDEKKHERFLRREFSYEKFQQMLALPENADAEHITAKVENGVLNINIPKLTQDEIARNTRLIDIQ, from the coding sequence ATGGTACCTGTAAGAAGAAATAGTGCGAGCTGGCTGCCGGAAATCTTCAATGATTTCTTCGACAACAGCTGGATGGAAAGAGCAAATTCTACCGCTCCGGCCATCAATGTAAAGGAAAATGAAAAAGAATACGATGTTGAACTCGCAGCTCCTGGCCTGACCAAGGACGATTTCAAGGTCAGCCTCGATCCGGATGGCAACCTCGTGATCACTATGGAAAAGAAGCATGAGACCAAAGATGAGAAGAAGCATGAGCGCTTCCTCCGCCGCGAATTCTCATACGAGAAGTTCCAGCAGATGCTTGCCTTGCCTGAAAATGCGGACGCCGAGCACATCACTGCCAAAGTCGAGAATGGTGTCTTGAACATCAACATCCCGAAACTGACCCAGGATGAGATCGCCCGCAACACCCGCCTCATCGATATTCAGTAA
- a CDS encoding phosphonopyruvate decarboxylase, which yields MIRPVFFIDTLGSYGIDFFAGVPDSLLKNFCAVLSARLDSRHNIIAANEGGAIGLAAGHYLATGRPACVYMQNSGEGNAVNPLASLMDGDVYGLPALLVIGWRGEPGVKDEPQHAKQGKITLSLLDCLGIPYSVLSDDESVASDQIADALAVINAGGVYALVVRKGTFSAPEADPAADPSAAAQPSAAVNVPELSRESAIQAVAAALGPQDIVVSTTGMISRELFEYRASAGMGHGHDFLTVGSMGHASQIALGIALERPDRRVCCFDGDGAVLMHMGSMAIVGQSGASNYVHIVFNNGVHDSVGGQPTVGLAVDLCAVARAVGYRSALRVSTAAELRSALPGLLSGAGSPAGSGAGSVAEGAADSVAGSGAGSSAAASAGSSAGSVAGPAFLEVIVRKGNRPDLGRPTTTPVQNRDAFMDFLKA from the coding sequence ATGATTCGTCCTGTATTTTTCATAGATACGCTGGGAAGCTATGGCATCGACTTTTTTGCCGGTGTCCCTGATAGTCTTCTCAAGAATTTCTGCGCTGTCTTGTCTGCCCGTCTGGATAGCAGGCATAATATTATCGCTGCCAATGAGGGTGGCGCCATTGGCCTTGCTGCCGGGCATTATCTTGCTACGGGGCGGCCGGCGTGCGTATATATGCAGAATTCCGGGGAGGGGAATGCGGTCAATCCGCTTGCTTCTCTTATGGATGGGGATGTGTATGGGCTTCCGGCTTTGCTGGTCATCGGCTGGAGAGGGGAGCCCGGGGTGAAGGATGAGCCTCAGCATGCTAAGCAGGGCAAGATTACTTTGAGTCTTCTGGATTGTCTCGGCATCCCTTATTCGGTGCTTTCTGACGATGAGTCCGTCGCTTCCGACCAGATCGCCGATGCCCTCGCCGTCATTAATGCAGGGGGCGTTTATGCCCTCGTCGTCCGCAAGGGCACTTTCTCGGCTCCCGAGGCCGATCCTGCTGCCGATCCTTCTGCTGCCGCGCAGCCTTCCGCTGCCGTGAACGTCCCGGAGCTTTCCCGGGAATCGGCCATCCAGGCTGTCGCCGCCGCTCTCGGCCCGCAGGATATCGTCGTCTCGACGACCGGCATGATCAGCCGCGAGCTCTTCGAATACAGGGCTTCTGCCGGCATGGGCCATGGCCATGATTTCCTGACTGTCGGGTCCATGGGCCATGCATCCCAGATCGCTCTGGGGATTGCTCTCGAGCGTCCCGACCGGCGCGTCTGCTGCTTCGACGGAGACGGCGCCGTCCTCATGCACATGGGCTCGATGGCCATCGTCGGCCAGTCCGGCGCGTCGAATTATGTCCATATAGTCTTCAACAATGGGGTTCATGACTCCGTCGGCGGCCAGCCGACTGTCGGTCTTGCCGTCGATCTCTGCGCTGTCGCCCGCGCCGTCGGCTATCGCTCTGCCCTCCGCGTCAGCACCGCCGCCGAACTCCGCTCCGCCCTCCCGGGACTCCTTTCTGGGGCTGGCTCTCCTGCTGGATCTGGCGCTGGCTCCGTTGCCGAGGGTGCTGCCGATTCTGTTGCCGGCTCTGGCGCTGGTTCTTCTGCCGCTGCGAGCGCCGGTTCTTCTGCCGGTTCTGTTGCCGGGCCGGCCTTCCTGGAGGTCATCGTCCGAAAAGGCAACCGCCCCGACCTCGGCCGCCCTACCACAACCCCCGTCCAGAACCGCGACGCCTTCATGGACTTTCTCAAAGCCTGA
- a CDS encoding citrate synthase, with protein MVSGNELIRSLSKDLVQCARIDIDLFKKYNVKRGLRNEDGTGVLVGLTRVGNVVGYDQRPEGIVPAEGRLFFREYDVRDIIHAAVAEGRFGYEEACFLLLSGRLPKADELESFRRTLMDNMFLEQRTILHIIEMGGNDIMNILARSVLEMYTFDENPDDLSPENLMRQSVELISKFPTIIAYAYNMLRHQDLGRTFHLRNPQDNYSLAENFLYMLKGPGFTKLEAQTLDVMMILHAEHGGGNNSTFTVRVTSSTGTDTYSSIAAGIGSLKGPKHGGANIQVADMVGHIRDNVKNWEDEQEIMDYLRKILRKEAYDRTGLIYGIGHAVYTLSDPRAVLLKEMACKLAAEKDRMREYEFMTRLERLAIEAVYEAKGRGKILCANVDFYSGFVYQMLGLPKEIYTPLFAMSRIVGWCAHRNEELNFDGKRIIRPAYRVVSDRNAYIPIDKR; from the coding sequence ATGGTTAGCGGAAACGAACTTATCAGAAGTCTTTCGAAGGACCTGGTACAGTGTGCCAGGATTGATATCGATCTCTTCAAGAAGTACAATGTAAAGCGCGGTCTGCGAAACGAAGACGGCACAGGTGTCCTTGTGGGGCTTACCCGTGTCGGTAACGTCGTCGGCTATGACCAGCGCCCGGAGGGGATCGTCCCTGCCGAAGGCCGGCTCTTCTTCCGGGAGTATGATGTCCGGGATATTATCCATGCAGCCGTCGCCGAGGGCCGATTCGGCTACGAGGAGGCGTGTTTCCTTCTCCTGTCCGGCCGTCTCCCGAAGGCGGACGAGCTGGAGTCGTTCCGCCGCACTCTGATGGACAACATGTTCCTGGAGCAGAGGACGATTCTGCACATCATCGAGATGGGCGGCAACGATATCATGAACATTCTCGCCCGCAGCGTGCTGGAGATGTACACATTCGACGAGAATCCGGACGACCTGTCGCCGGAGAACCTGATGCGCCAGAGCGTCGAGCTGATCTCCAAGTTCCCGACGATCATCGCGTATGCATACAATATGCTCCGGCACCAGGATCTCGGCCGTACGTTCCATCTCCGCAACCCGCAGGACAACTACTCCCTCGCCGAGAATTTCCTGTACATGCTTAAGGGCCCGGGATTCACGAAGCTGGAGGCGCAGACCCTCGATGTCATGATGATTCTGCATGCAGAGCACGGAGGAGGTAACAACTCGACCTTCACTGTCCGCGTGACCTCGTCGACCGGTACGGATACATATTCATCGATCGCTGCGGGCATCGGCTCCCTCAAGGGTCCGAAGCATGGCGGCGCGAATATCCAGGTCGCCGATATGGTCGGTCATATCCGCGACAACGTCAAGAACTGGGAAGATGAGCAGGAGATCATGGATTATCTCCGCAAGATACTCCGCAAGGAGGCCTATGACCGCACGGGCCTTATCTATGGTATCGGCCATGCTGTCTATACTCTCTCGGATCCGCGTGCCGTGCTTCTCAAGGAGATGGCCTGCAAACTCGCTGCGGAGAAGGACAGGATGCGCGAGTATGAGTTCATGACCCGTCTGGAGCGCCTTGCTATCGAGGCTGTCTATGAGGCCAAAGGGCGCGGGAAGATTCTCTGCGCCAATGTGGACTTCTATTCGGGGTTCGTGTATCAGATGCTGGGGCTGCCGAAGGAGATCTATACTCCGCTTTTCGCTATGTCCCGTATAGTGGGTTGGTGCGCGCATCGTAACGAGGAGCTGAATTTCGACGGCAAGAGGATCATCCGTCCGGCCTACCGCGTCGTGTCTGACCGTAATGCTTATATTCCTATCGACAAGCGTTAG
- a CDS encoding Acetyltransferase (GNAT) family protein: protein MIEIVLLESLSERQVEEVRGLMHELNAGIEVSGEMVRATVEAPGTRFFAAVEDGDRVVGCASLCVFMSPTGQKGSVEDVVVGEAYRGRHLGRRLLEAVIGYARAELRNVDLHLTSRPQRVAANQLYQSLGFERRETNCYRLVLRSE, encoded by the coding sequence ATGATAGAGATTGTTTTGCTTGAGTCGCTTTCGGAGCGGCAGGTCGAGGAGGTCCGGGGGCTTATGCATGAGCTTAATGCCGGGATTGAGGTGTCGGGGGAGATGGTCCGGGCCACGGTTGAGGCGCCGGGAACGCGGTTTTTCGCGGCGGTGGAAGATGGGGACCGCGTCGTCGGCTGCGCGTCGCTTTGCGTTTTCATGAGCCCGACAGGCCAGAAGGGGAGTGTCGAGGATGTCGTCGTCGGGGAGGCTTATCGCGGACGGCATCTGGGCCGGCGCCTGCTGGAGGCGGTCATTGGTTATGCGCGGGCAGAGTTGCGGAATGTCGATCTCCATCTGACTTCGCGGCCGCAGCGTGTCGCCGCCAACCAGCTCTATCAGTCGCTGGGATTCGAGCGCCGCGAGACGAACTGTTATCGGCTTGTATTGAGGTCAGAATGA
- a CDS encoding Fic/DOC family protein: MEYISVTEFAERHDLSERTIRNWCAAGKIEGAFLTGKTWSLPADAQIPAHGGSKKKPSPLLKRLREEKEGKISGGIYHRTQIDLTYNSNHIEGSRLTHEQTRHIYETNTIGLSEGKHNTIKIDDIVETANHFRCIDYIIDHAEDKLTEAMIKEIHRILKTGTSDSQKDWFNVGDYKSLPNEVGGHSTCPPEQVHTRMKALLKAYNDKTAKTLEDIINLHSQFERIHPFQDGNGRVGRLVMFKECLAAHIVPFIITDELKLFYYRGLNEWGHVNGYLTDTCLTGQDQYKALLDYFKIKY, from the coding sequence ATGGAGTATATTTCAGTCACAGAATTCGCCGAAAGACACGACCTTTCCGAACGCACCATACGAAACTGGTGCGCTGCCGGGAAGATTGAAGGGGCATTCCTCACCGGAAAGACTTGGAGCCTCCCCGCAGATGCCCAGATACCAGCACATGGCGGCAGTAAAAAGAAGCCCTCTCCCCTGCTGAAAAGACTACGCGAGGAGAAAGAGGGCAAAATCAGCGGCGGCATATACCATCGCACTCAAATAGACCTTACCTACAATTCGAACCACATCGAAGGCAGCCGACTGACTCATGAGCAGACCAGGCACATCTATGAGACCAACACTATCGGACTCTCTGAAGGCAAGCACAATACCATCAAAATAGACGACATCGTTGAAACCGCAAATCACTTCCGCTGCATCGACTACATCATCGACCACGCAGAAGACAAACTGACGGAAGCAATGATCAAGGAAATCCATCGCATTCTCAAAACTGGGACCTCCGACAGCCAGAAAGATTGGTTCAATGTTGGCGATTACAAAAGCCTCCCAAACGAAGTGGGGGGCCACTCCACATGCCCGCCAGAGCAGGTACACACAAGAATGAAAGCCTTACTCAAGGCTTACAACGATAAAACAGCTAAAACACTTGAAGACATCATCAATCTCCACAGTCAATTCGAGCGCATCCACCCCTTCCAAGACGGTAATGGCCGAGTCGGCCGCCTGGTGATGTTTAAGGAATGCCTGGCTGCACACATTGTCCCGTTCATCATCACCGATGAGCTGAAACTATTCTACTACCGAGGCCTAAACGAATGGGGACATGTCAATGGCTACCTCACTGATACTTGCTTAACCGGCCAGGACCAATACAAGGCACTGCTGGACTACTTCAAGATCAAATACTGA
- a CDS encoding SIR2-like domain-containing protein: MEELSKHLSKLKDLYRNKRVSVLVGAGFSKNACSEYPSWNELLYDMVVELYPDEIETAWLRYLNCNPSTPPISTEFHKFQKEEVERLLSRKGYLRVVSDYIERKGFRESIEHYIEERVPYIDAENNQFRFSGKNEKKVISIQPDSFLAHVGLLKGEGWERIYTTNYDKLLEYAADASDPAIRIKTITAAHDLSVDCKDPTIIKLHGDLYNPLGDSPRDFSFDGNSHQQYIISEEDYKNYPKDHEAFTQLMRISLLQGYFCLIGFSGDDPNFVNWIEWVRDVLVKADKNREEQYDKKIFLIALSKDLPPLDKQLFYDNHKIVYIPLMNDEIISLIKAKAEDSPRELFVHLFDYLKPEEEREVAPAGDGKEMDHLEDPESPHEKSHVNNKQRSAEPQENGCEAPVNNKQRSAEPQENGYEDRTEYLHLWNRVYKSKISGELPQLVRTIEVDEDELARLRQIKIWNRFVNYSDQQKTYLGIIERQDKLTVPEAQLAILALRDSGITVSQKMAKLIPESGIGGEDLIQYKKLINRTETLSQSWRRDELAVEPYEGIIRHLFSLDFSESKRLLKEWSAEGVDVLKKAMLLSFFMDDGGKELIVDFLDSETSAKERYYATRLLNLVEGTIPTDLSLARFENANVQDYNKVISNYIKRVKEEEVKDKIGRYGEGRNKRFTYVGYEPNNTEEAMAVLNFLIEAPYFVSFRNFFILINPENWYPIHKNLFKSYPKASLFYSIQCSDNNVRARIGQDYAYSDELADSCLGDILVSLLQAFISDDTPLYLKEGILQISKEMFVAVPSSIWESLYMKVWEKEVLSSRFNQTDARRNDVLDIFINKGLNSLRNKLMRQRIICDVLTNSKKNTSFVINCLYYLNVVRKDRNGDDRLSRAIDNFISQLSMPEEITIAGNIYYIMTPNQIEMVSSKCIEILNAHMGQNVDEVVFRSAQFFMKGSVEGKRVFVEAVCNSPLLWENGVIDSNRAHRPFEYLSITNFVRRIYFDKDSLLRLYNKMKDSLDELVAFYDTHKSKPALGDIDGLLSEMLSFLNYYEKRLLGKEDFLEVRNKVKAYYQEISGIFTVQDGLHSPFEDDMKMALRFIFNNRDSITHRGLVRYINTVINRVLMKNSDGLDTCVAYLRLYLNEGLISKEDEDILDGLVQILDRFTKDVAQECNMELIMTTRDMSKIAKALSLKGYDSKGIKYWIELNKSERFFTNFN, from the coding sequence ATGGAAGAATTATCAAAACATTTATCTAAGCTTAAAGACTTATACCGGAATAAACGAGTGTCTGTTCTGGTTGGTGCCGGCTTTTCCAAGAACGCCTGCTCGGAGTATCCATCTTGGAATGAACTCCTATATGATATGGTAGTGGAACTGTATCCAGACGAAATAGAGACAGCTTGGCTTCGCTATCTGAATTGTAATCCGTCGACACCTCCTATCTCTACTGAATTCCATAAGTTTCAGAAAGAGGAGGTCGAAAGGTTATTATCTCGAAAGGGATATTTGAGAGTGGTTTCGGACTATATCGAAAGAAAAGGATTTCGAGAATCGATAGAACATTATATTGAAGAGCGTGTACCATACATTGATGCTGAAAACAATCAGTTTAGATTCTCTGGAAAGAACGAAAAAAAGGTTATTAGTATCCAGCCCGACTCTTTTTTGGCTCATGTGGGTCTTTTAAAAGGTGAAGGCTGGGAAAGGATATATACGACAAACTATGACAAACTGTTGGAATATGCTGCGGATGCGAGTGATCCCGCAATAAGAATAAAAACCATAACCGCGGCTCATGACCTATCCGTCGATTGCAAAGACCCGACAATCATCAAGTTGCATGGAGACTTGTATAACCCTCTGGGTGATTCACCAAGAGATTTTAGCTTTGACGGGAATAGTCATCAACAATATATTATTTCGGAAGAAGACTACAAAAACTATCCAAAAGATCACGAAGCATTCACTCAATTGATGAGAATTTCATTGTTACAAGGGTACTTCTGCCTGATTGGATTTTCAGGCGATGACCCTAACTTCGTGAATTGGATAGAATGGGTGCGGGATGTTCTGGTAAAGGCTGATAAGAATCGCGAAGAACAGTATGATAAGAAGATATTTCTTATAGCTCTTTCTAAAGATCTGCCTCCGTTAGACAAGCAGCTCTTTTATGACAATCACAAGATTGTCTATATTCCACTCATGAACGATGAGATTATATCACTAATAAAGGCTAAAGCCGAGGATTCGCCACGAGAGTTATTTGTCCATTTGTTCGATTATCTTAAGCCGGAAGAAGAACGAGAGGTGGCTCCTGCCGGTGACGGAAAAGAAATGGACCATCTCGAGGATCCAGAATCTCCCCATGAAAAATCACACGTTAATAATAAACAAAGGAGCGCGGAGCCTCAGGAAAATGGGTGTGAAGCACCCGTTAATAATAAACAAAGGAGCGCGGAGCCTCAGGAAAATGGGTATGAAGATAGAACGGAATATCTGCATCTCTGGAATCGCGTGTATAAATCCAAAATAAGCGGGGAACTACCGCAACTTGTTCGGACGATTGAGGTGGATGAAGATGAGTTGGCAAGGCTTCGTCAAATAAAGATATGGAATCGTTTTGTAAACTATTCTGACCAGCAGAAGACTTATCTTGGAATCATCGAACGCCAGGACAAACTGACTGTTCCAGAAGCACAATTAGCAATACTTGCCTTGAGAGATTCCGGTATTACGGTAAGTCAGAAAATGGCAAAGCTGATTCCTGAATCCGGAATTGGAGGCGAAGACTTAATACAGTATAAGAAGCTCATTAACAGAACTGAAACGTTGTCTCAATCTTGGCGGCGTGATGAACTGGCAGTTGAGCCATATGAAGGGATAATCAGGCATCTCTTTTCTCTGGATTTCTCTGAGTCAAAACGATTGCTAAAAGAGTGGTCTGCAGAAGGAGTAGATGTCTTGAAGAAAGCAATGCTATTATCATTCTTTATGGATGATGGAGGTAAAGAATTGATTGTAGATTTCTTGGATAGTGAGACAAGTGCGAAAGAACGGTACTATGCCACAAGGCTCTTGAATCTGGTAGAAGGGACCATCCCCACCGACCTATCTTTAGCCCGTTTCGAAAATGCTAACGTGCAGGACTATAATAAAGTCATATCCAACTATATAAAAAGAGTAAAAGAAGAGGAAGTGAAAGATAAAATTGGACGTTACGGTGAGGGACGGAATAAAAGATTTACTTATGTGGGATACGAACCGAACAATACGGAAGAGGCTATGGCTGTCCTTAACTTCTTGATTGAAGCTCCGTACTTTGTTAGTTTCCGTAATTTTTTTATTCTCATTAATCCGGAAAACTGGTATCCGATTCATAAGAATCTTTTCAAGTCGTATCCGAAAGCATCCTTGTTTTATAGTATTCAATGCTCTGATAACAATGTACGAGCAAGAATAGGGCAGGATTATGCCTATTCAGATGAACTGGCGGATTCTTGTTTAGGTGATATTTTGGTGAGCCTCCTCCAAGCATTTATTTCTGATGACACTCCGTTGTATTTAAAAGAAGGGATCCTTCAAATATCCAAAGAGATGTTTGTTGCAGTTCCGTCATCTATATGGGAGTCGCTTTATATGAAAGTTTGGGAGAAAGAGGTGTTGTCATCGCGTTTCAATCAAACTGATGCTCGAAGAAACGACGTTCTGGATATTTTTATAAACAAAGGGTTGAATAGCTTAAGGAACAAACTCATGCGGCAAAGGATCATATGTGATGTGCTGACGAACTCTAAGAAAAATACATCTTTTGTTATTAATTGCTTGTATTATCTTAACGTTGTGAGGAAGGATCGTAATGGTGATGATAGATTGTCAAGGGCGATTGATAACTTCATATCCCAACTGAGCATGCCAGAAGAGATTACTATTGCTGGCAACATTTATTATATTATGACCCCAAATCAAATAGAGATGGTTTCTTCTAAATGTATTGAAATTCTAAATGCACACATGGGGCAGAATGTAGATGAAGTTGTATTCCGTAGCGCACAGTTCTTTATGAAAGGCAGTGTTGAGGGAAAGCGGGTATTTGTGGAAGCCGTATGTAATAGTCCTTTATTGTGGGAAAATGGTGTGATAGATAGTAATCGTGCTCACCGTCCTTTCGAGTACCTGAGCATTACAAACTTTGTCCGCAGGATATACTTTGATAAAGATTCATTACTTAGGTTATACAATAAGATGAAGGACAGCCTCGATGAACTGGTTGCGTTTTATGATACGCATAAATCAAAACCTGCGCTAGGTGATATCGATGGATTATTGTCTGAGATGCTTTCTTTCTTGAATTACTATGAGAAAAGGCTTTTGGGTAAAGAGGACTTTTTGGAGGTCCGTAATAAGGTCAAAGCTTATTATCAAGAAATTAGTGGCATTTTTACCGTTCAAGATGGATTGCACTCTCCGTTTGAAGACGACATGAAAATGGCTCTTAGATTTATCTTCAATAATAGAGATTCGATCACTCATAGAGGCCTAGTGCGCTATATCAATACGGTTATAAATCGCGTCCTTATGAAAAACAGCGATGGCCTGGATACATGTGTCGCCTATCTGCGTTTATATCTTAATGAGGGCCTAATTAGCAAGGAAGATGAGGATATCTTGGATGGACTTGTTCAGATATTAGACAGGTTTACAAAAGATGTCGCTCAGGAATGCAATATGGAACTCATTATGACCACGAGAGATATGTCTAAGATTGCAAAGGCTCTTTCTCTTAAGGGGTATGATTCAAAAGGCATCAAGTACTGGATTGAGTTAAATAAATCGGAAAGGTTCTTTACGAATTTTAATTGA
- a CDS encoding cupin fold metalloprotein, WbuC family — protein sequence MTEQAKASPRLRMNMDLRNSPDDQSQRMLNAILPGSVVPVHRHRSTSETVVCLRGCVDEIFYDDSGHETARFRLDPSAGTFGLQIPAGQWHTLVALQPSVIVEFKDGKFAPMGKADVWEG from the coding sequence ATGACGGAGCAGGCTAAGGCGTCGCCGCGGCTGCGTATGAACATGGATCTTCGGAATTCGCCGGATGACCAGTCGCAGCGGATGCTGAATGCGATTCTGCCGGGGTCGGTTGTTCCGGTCCATCGGCATCGGTCGACGTCGGAGACGGTTGTGTGTCTTCGCGGCTGCGTCGATGAGATCTTCTATGATGATTCCGGCCATGAGACCGCTCGTTTCCGTCTCGATCCTTCTGCCGGCACCTTCGGCCTTCAGATTCCCGCCGGTCAGTGGCACACTCTGGTGGCTCTCCAGCCTTCAGTCATCGTCGAGTTCAAGGATGGCAAGTTCGCTCCGATGGGGAAGGCGGATGTTTGGGAGGGGTGA
- a CDS encoding Hexapeptide repeat of succinyl-transferase, with amino-acid sequence MGVILLYYKLRHPDVPDDKIPQRYRISFWMAFKKVVRKWFSAVVCPKIPFSNLRVSCYRLCGYKIGSGTFIGMHCYLDDLCYDKIVIGDNVTISYGVYFACHGHRQDHNRIIIEDGAYIGMRASIIAPKDVTIGEGAIVGAASLVNRSVGKGEIVAGVPAKPLRDRAKNQ; translated from the coding sequence ATGGGGGTTATCTTACTGTATTATAAACTCCGGCATCCGGATGTGCCAGATGACAAGATACCACAACGGTATAGAATATCATTTTGGATGGCTTTCAAGAAGGTAGTCCGGAAGTGGTTCTCGGCCGTTGTGTGTCCTAAGATCCCATTTTCAAACCTACGCGTGTCTTGTTATAGATTATGTGGTTATAAGATTGGTTCGGGGACCTTCATCGGTATGCATTGTTATCTGGATGATCTATGCTATGATAAGATTGTGATTGGAGATAATGTCACTATTTCATACGGGGTATACTTCGCATGTCATGGTCATAGGCAGGACCACAACAGAATTATCATCGAGGATGGTGCCTATATAGGCATGAGAGCGTCGATTATTGCACCTAAAGACGTGACGATAGGTGAAGGTGCTATAGTAGGAGCTGCTAGTCTTGTAAATCGTTCGGTTGGTAAAGGCGAGATAGTGGCTGGTGTCCCAGCTAAACCGCTTCGTGACAGGGCGAAAAATCAGTGA